One window from the genome of Pedococcus badiiscoriae encodes:
- the ruvA gene encoding Holliday junction branch migration protein RuvA: MIASVRGSVRHIGLDRVVVEVGGVGMLLHTTPATASALHLGQETLLATTLVVREDSLTLYAFTSDDERDIFEQVQTVSGVGPRIALAMLSVLAPDRLRAAVTSADLTTLTKVPGIGRKGAERIVLELRDKLGMPSAGAGATTAVPAVGAAWRDQVAEALVGLGYSAKQADDAVSRAADAVPSGADVSAMLRAALRELGR, translated from the coding sequence GTGATCGCCTCGGTCCGCGGATCGGTGCGGCACATCGGTCTCGACCGCGTCGTCGTCGAGGTCGGGGGAGTCGGCATGCTGCTGCACACGACCCCGGCCACCGCGTCGGCCCTGCACCTCGGTCAGGAGACCCTGCTCGCCACGACCCTCGTGGTCCGCGAGGACTCCCTGACCCTCTACGCCTTCACGTCCGACGACGAGCGTGACATCTTCGAGCAGGTGCAGACCGTCTCCGGCGTCGGACCGCGCATCGCCCTGGCCATGCTCTCGGTGCTGGCTCCCGACCGCCTGCGGGCGGCCGTCACCAGCGCCGACCTCACCACGCTGACGAAGGTGCCCGGCATCGGTCGCAAGGGCGCGGAGCGGATCGTCCTCGAGCTCCGCGACAAGCTCGGGATGCCGTCCGCGGGGGCCGGTGCCACGACTGCCGTGCCGGCGGTGGGCGCCGCGTGGCGTGACCAGGTGGCCGAGGCGCTCGTGGGTCTCGGATACTCCGCGAAGCAGGCTGACGACGCCGTGTCGAGGGCCGCGGACGCCGTGCCCTCAGGAGCCGACGTCTCCGCGATGCTGCGCGCGGCCCTGCGCGAGCTGGGGCGCTAG
- the ruvC gene encoding crossover junction endodeoxyribonuclease RuvC, whose product MRVLGVDPGLTRCGIGVVEGGRGRQVRLVAVGVVRSPATEPTARRLLHLQTELETWLDRFQPDAVAVEQVFADVNVASVMQTMQASAIPLLAAARRGLPVELHTPTSVKAAVTGSGRADKAQVTTMVTRILRMESAPKPADAADALAIAICHLWQGAASSRLQEAARAEQARLRVGRAAVAR is encoded by the coding sequence GTGCGCGTACTCGGGGTCGATCCCGGCCTGACCCGGTGTGGCATCGGGGTGGTCGAAGGCGGTCGTGGCCGACAGGTCCGGCTCGTCGCGGTCGGCGTCGTGCGGTCCCCGGCGACCGAGCCCACGGCCCGGCGGCTGCTCCACCTCCAGACCGAGCTCGAGACCTGGCTCGACCGGTTCCAGCCCGACGCGGTCGCGGTCGAGCAGGTCTTCGCGGACGTCAACGTCGCCAGCGTCATGCAGACCATGCAGGCCTCTGCGATCCCGCTGCTGGCCGCCGCGCGCAGGGGTCTGCCCGTCGAGCTGCACACCCCGACCTCGGTCAAGGCCGCGGTGACGGGCTCGGGCCGGGCAGACAAGGCCCAGGTGACCACCATGGTCACCCGGATCCTGCGGATGGAGTCGGCCCCCAAGCCCGCCGACGCCGCGGATGCCCTCGCCATCGCGATCTGCCACCTGTGGCAGGGCGCGGCCAGCAGCCGGCTGCAGGAGGCCGCCCGCGCGGAGCAGGCCCGACTGCGCGTGGGCCGAGCGGCGGTGGCCCGGTGA
- a CDS encoding YebC/PmpR family DNA-binding transcriptional regulator, translating to MSGHSKWATTKHKKAAIDAKRGKLFAKLIKNIEVAARTGGGDPTGNPTLYDAIQKAKKTSVPNTNIDNAVKRGSGATAGGADWETITYEGYAPGGVAVLIECLTDNRNRAAAEVRTALTRNGGQLADPGSVSYVFDRKGVVVVPKGDKTEDDILEIVLEAGADEVNDLGDAFEIISEATDFVAVRKAVQDAGIDYDSAEASWVPNLKVPLDADGARKMIRVIEALEDSDDVQDVFANGDISDEVLAEIEDDDE from the coding sequence ATGAGCGGCCACAGCAAATGGGCAACCACCAAGCACAAGAAGGCTGCCATCGACGCGAAGCGCGGCAAGCTCTTCGCGAAGCTCATCAAGAACATCGAGGTCGCGGCCCGCACCGGCGGCGGTGACCCGACCGGCAACCCCACGCTCTACGACGCCATCCAGAAGGCCAAGAAGACGTCGGTGCCCAACACCAACATCGACAACGCGGTCAAGCGCGGGTCCGGTGCGACGGCAGGCGGCGCCGACTGGGAGACCATCACCTACGAGGGCTACGCCCCGGGCGGGGTCGCCGTGCTCATCGAGTGCCTGACCGACAACCGCAACCGCGCGGCTGCCGAGGTCCGCACCGCCCTGACGCGCAACGGCGGCCAGCTCGCCGACCCGGGCTCGGTCTCCTACGTCTTCGACCGCAAGGGCGTCGTCGTCGTCCCCAAGGGCGACAAGACCGAGGACGACATCCTCGAGATCGTCCTCGAGGCCGGGGCCGACGAGGTCAACGACCTCGGGGACGCGTTCGAGATCATCTCCGAGGCCACCGACTTCGTCGCCGTCCGCAAGGCCGTCCAGGACGCCGGGATCGACTACGACTCGGCCGAGGCGTCGTGGGTGCCGAACCTCAAGGTGCCGCTGGACGCCGACGGCGCGCGCAAGATGATCCGGGTCATCGAGGCCCTCGAGGACTCCGACGACGTGCAGGACGTCTTCGCCAACGGCGACATCAGCGACGAAGTGCTCGCCGAGATCGAGGACGACGACGAGTAG
- the pdxT gene encoding pyridoxal 5'-phosphate synthase glutaminase subunit PdxT, whose amino-acid sequence MSAQPTIGVLAVQGDVREHLHAVEQAGARGATVRRTSELDAVDALIIPGGESTTMDKLVRAFDLRDPLRARLAAGMPAYGSCAGMIMLADRIADARADQQTLGGLDITVRRNAFGRQVDSFEEDLHIRAIGGAPMRAVFIRAPWVEEVGEGVEVLARVEDGPAAGRIVAVRQGSLMATSFHPEVTGDHRFHQLFVEIVRGNA is encoded by the coding sequence GTGAGCGCCCAGCCGACCATCGGAGTCCTCGCCGTCCAGGGAGATGTGCGGGAGCACCTGCATGCCGTGGAGCAGGCGGGTGCCCGCGGGGCCACTGTGCGTCGGACCTCCGAGCTGGACGCGGTGGATGCCCTCATCATCCCGGGGGGCGAGTCGACCACCATGGACAAGCTGGTCCGGGCGTTCGACCTGCGCGACCCCCTGCGCGCGCGCCTGGCAGCCGGTATGCCGGCCTACGGCTCGTGCGCGGGGATGATCATGCTCGCCGATCGCATCGCCGACGCGCGCGCCGACCAGCAGACCCTGGGAGGGCTGGACATCACGGTGCGGCGCAACGCGTTCGGCCGCCAGGTGGACTCGTTCGAGGAGGACCTGCACATCCGGGCGATCGGCGGTGCGCCGATGCGGGCCGTGTTCATCCGGGCGCCGTGGGTCGAGGAAGTGGGCGAGGGGGTCGAGGTGCTGGCCCGCGTGGAGGACGGTCCCGCCGCAGGTAGGATCGTCGCCGTTCGTCAGGGGTCGTTGATGGCCACCTCCTTCCACCCGGAAGTGACCGGTGACCACCGGTTCCACCAGTTGTTCGTCGAGATCGTGAGAGGCAACGCATGA